Proteins from a genomic interval of Polaribacter sejongensis:
- a CDS encoding sulfatase family protein — translation MSKYSYQLLVVSILIFSACSSSKVKKEEGNVVAKKPNIIYILADDLGYGDVKSFNPESKIPTVHLDDMASNGVMFTDAHTSSAVCTPTRYGILTGRYNWRSRLKSSVIGGYSKSLITPNRVTVADMLKTQGYTTAFIGKWHMGWDWAFNSEVKDNINNLHTIQDVNYTAPITNGPSTHGFDYSFGFCGSLDMPPYVYVENDMPTMVPTKMTVNKDAKGTWRRGPTSDDFVHETVLQDLTDRAITYIDEKAKGEEPFFLYLPLPAPHTPILPPAEFVGKSNTNLYGDFVMQVDDVVGQIRKKLKDLGISENTLLVFTSDNGCSPKANFKELEAFDHDPSYVFRGMKSDIYEGGHRVPFIVEWPNQASKNSSTDKTIGTTDFFATCAEIAGYKMKDSEGEDSYSMLSLLEGKNENEIREYIVYHSIDGDFSIKHGDWKLCTTPGSGGWSYPRANDIKKQQLDLPAMQLFNLKNDIGETTNLIASNPEKAAELKAALKKLILDGRSTNGAIQTNEGMEGWKQIEKIIN, via the coding sequence ATGAGTAAATATAGCTATCAATTATTAGTAGTTTCGATATTAATTTTTTCCGCTTGTAGTTCTTCTAAAGTAAAAAAAGAAGAAGGAAATGTAGTTGCTAAAAAGCCTAATATCATTTACATTTTGGCAGATGATTTAGGGTATGGAGATGTAAAAAGTTTTAATCCAGAAAGTAAAATACCAACGGTTCACTTAGATGATATGGCGTCTAACGGTGTAATGTTTACAGATGCGCATACTTCTTCTGCGGTTTGTACACCAACTAGATACGGTATTTTAACAGGGCGTTATAATTGGAGAAGTCGCTTAAAAAGTAGCGTAATTGGTGGGTATTCAAAATCGTTAATAACGCCAAATCGTGTTACTGTTGCAGATATGTTAAAAACACAAGGTTATACTACTGCATTTATTGGTAAATGGCACATGGGTTGGGATTGGGCTTTTAATAGCGAAGTAAAAGATAATATAAATAATTTGCATACAATTCAGGATGTAAATTATACAGCACCCATTACAAATGGGCCATCTACACATGGTTTTGATTATTCCTTCGGATTTTGTGGTTCTTTAGACATGCCTCCTTATGTGTATGTAGAAAATGACATGCCAACAATGGTGCCTACAAAAATGACTGTTAATAAAGATGCAAAAGGAACTTGGAGAAGAGGGCCAACGTCAGATGATTTTGTACACGAAACAGTTTTACAAGATTTAACAGATAGAGCAATTACGTATATTGATGAAAAAGCGAAAGGTGAGGAACCTTTCTTTTTATATCTGCCTTTACCAGCACCCCATACACCTATTTTACCTCCAGCAGAATTTGTTGGAAAAAGTAATACCAACTTGTATGGAGATTTTGTAATGCAAGTAGATGATGTAGTAGGTCAAATTAGAAAAAAATTAAAAGATTTAGGGATTTCAGAAAATACATTGTTGGTTTTTACCAGTGATAATGGCTGTTCTCCAAAAGCAAATTTTAAAGAATTAGAAGCATTTGATCACGATCCTAGTTATGTGTTTAGAGGAATGAAATCTGATATTTATGAAGGCGGACATCGCGTACCTTTTATTGTTGAATGGCCAAATCAAGCTTCAAAAAATAGTAGTACAGATAAAACAATTGGTACTACAGACTTTTTTGCAACCTGTGCAGAAATTGCGGGTTATAAAATGAAAGATTCGGAAGGAGAAGATAGTTACAGTATGTTGTCTCTTTTAGAAGGAAAAAACGAAAATGAAATAAGAGAATATATTGTGTACCATTCTATAGACGGAGATTTTTCGATAAAACATGGCGATTGGAAATTATGTACAACACCAGGTTCTGGTGGATGGAGCTATCCGAGAGCAAACGATATAAAAAAGCAGCAATTAGATTTACCAGCAATGCAGTTGTTTAATCTTAAAAATGATATCGGAGAAACTACAAACTTAATTGCTAGCAATCCGGAAAAAGCTGCTGAGTTAAAAGCTGCGCTTAAAAAATTAATTTTAGACGGTAGAAGTACCAACGGAGCAATCCAAACCAATGAAGGAATGGAAGGCTGGAAACAAATTGAAAAGATAATTAACTAA
- a CDS encoding family 43 glycosylhydrolase, which yields MKKISCLIFLLSLISNISIAQNPILHKKDTGFIYAADPAAEVFNDKVYVYTSRDVENAVGYSTMQDYAVLESSDLKTWINHGVVLKPREYSWAHGQMNAPDVAYKNGWYYFYFPYNKTDIGVAKSRTPIGPWEEAVSDKITTIFDPTVFVDDDGQAYIYGNDGKVDIGAPGRHIMGAKLKDNMIELDGPWVQLSKEPVNEAVHVFKRNDTYYFHARVGKVTKYWMADSPLPQFATLKGELAPDAPNAPNHASVIEFKNEWYFFYHRGDVNEGSYHRRSTCFDKMTFREDGTIEPIIYTLEKK from the coding sequence ATGAAAAAAATAAGCTGTTTAATTTTTTTATTATCACTAATAAGCAATATTTCTATTGCTCAAAACCCAATTTTACATAAAAAAGACACTGGCTTTATTTACGCTGCAGATCCAGCTGCAGAGGTTTTTAATGATAAAGTTTATGTATATACTTCTAGAGATGTAGAGAATGCGGTAGGCTATAGTACTATGCAAGATTATGCGGTTTTAGAATCATCAGATTTAAAAACATGGATTAATCACGGTGTTGTATTGAAACCACGTGAATATAGTTGGGCTCATGGGCAAATGAATGCGCCAGATGTTGCTTATAAAAACGGCTGGTATTATTTTTATTTCCCATACAACAAAACGGATATTGGTGTTGCAAAAAGCCGCACTCCAATAGGTCCTTGGGAAGAAGCGGTGTCGGATAAAATTACAACCATTTTCGATCCTACTGTTTTTGTAGATGATGATGGACAAGCTTATATTTATGGAAATGACGGTAAAGTAGATATTGGAGCACCTGGACGACATATTATGGGCGCAAAGCTAAAAGATAATATGATTGAATTAGATGGACCTTGGGTGCAACTGAGTAAAGAACCTGTAAATGAAGCGGTGCATGTTTTTAAAAGAAATGATACCTATTATTTTCATGCTAGAGTTGGTAAGGTTACAAAGTATTGGATGGCAGATTCGCCATTACCACAATTTGCTACTTTAAAAGGAGAATTAGCACCAGATGCACCTAATGCACCAAATCATGCATCGGTTATTGAGTTTAAAAATGAATGGTATTTCTTTTATCACCGAGGTGATGTAAATGAAGGTTCTTATCATAGAAGGTCTACTTGTTTCGATAAAATGACTTTTAGAGAAGATGGCACTATTGAACCAATCATTTATACTTTAGAAAAGAAATAA